The Niastella koreensis GR20-10 genome includes a window with the following:
- a CDS encoding TonB-dependent receptor, producing MINTKIITLLMAGMLYYLTGFAQLAQNIRGTVTDQLLQTPIAGATVVITGTDKKVVADSLGNFRIPNVAAGTYTLLITCINYADAVASNIVVNTGKEVVLTITMETKVRTEKEVVITANSKKNRPLNDMSVVSARAFTVEETQKYAAAVNDPLRMVTGFAGVASADDGGNDIAIRGNATTGLLWRMEGVDIPNPNHFSEAGGSGGGISILSSQTLANSDFLTGAFAAEYGNALSGVFDLKLRKGNNEKNEYALQAGFLGLNAAAEGPLAHKGSYLVNYRYSTLSLLNKMGLDLSQGTTNFQDLSYNIYLPTKNKGIFTVFGFGGLSSDNQKIETDSSKWEMQDDRYAGKFIANTGATGITHTIPIDNQTTLKSALAYSYTANSYNEKYVESSKSNTRTG from the coding sequence ATGATCAACACCAAAATAATCACCTTGCTTATGGCAGGTATGTTATACTATTTAACAGGCTTTGCGCAACTGGCGCAAAACATCAGGGGCACTGTTACGGATCAACTGTTGCAAACACCTATTGCCGGCGCAACAGTGGTTATTACGGGTACCGATAAAAAAGTGGTAGCTGATTCATTGGGTAATTTCAGAATACCCAATGTAGCTGCAGGCACTTACACCCTGTTGATTACCTGCATCAATTACGCCGATGCAGTTGCCAGCAATATAGTAGTGAATACCGGCAAGGAGGTAGTGTTGACCATTACGATGGAAACAAAGGTAAGAACCGAAAAAGAAGTTGTAATAACCGCCAACAGTAAAAAGAACCGGCCGCTCAATGACATGAGTGTGGTTAGCGCCCGCGCCTTCACAGTAGAGGAAACACAGAAGTATGCGGCAGCGGTAAATGATCCCTTACGCATGGTTACCGGGTTTGCCGGCGTGGCCAGTGCTGATGATGGGGGTAACGATATTGCGATAAGAGGAAACGCCACTACCGGTTTATTATGGCGCATGGAAGGCGTTGATATTCCCAACCCCAATCACTTTAGCGAAGCAGGCGGCAGTGGCGGTGGTATTTCTATCCTAAGTTCTCAAACCCTGGCTAATAGTGATTTTTTAACCGGCGCCTTCGCCGCTGAATATGGCAATGCATTAAGCGGCGTATTTGATCTGAAACTCAGAAAGGGCAATAACGAAAAAAACGAGTACGCGCTGCAGGCAGGTTTTCTGGGTTTGAATGCAGCAGCAGAAGGTCCATTGGCGCATAAGGGTTCTTACCTGGTTAACTACCGGTACTCTACCCTGTCGCTATTAAACAAAATGGGGCTCGATCTGTCGCAGGGCACAACCAATTTCCAGGACCTTTCATATAACATTTATCTCCCCACAAAAAATAAAGGAATTTTTACGGTATTTGGTTTTGGCGGATTGAGTTCCGACAACCAAAAGATCGAAACCGATAGTTCTAAATGGGAAATGCAGGATGACCGGTACGCCGGTAAGTTCATCGCGAATACTGGCGCTACCGGCATCACGCATACTATCCCCATCGACAATCAAACTACCCTGAAATCGGCGCTAGCATATTCCTATACGGCCAATTCCTATAACGAGAAATATGTGGAGAGCAGCAAGAGCAATACCAGAACGGGATGA
- a CDS encoding InlB B-repeat-containing protein yields the protein MKSRIFFLLCVLMTFFSLSYAQDQCAPVGWCTQNGGTTGGGNATPVTVSNISDLTSQANGSGSRVIYVSGTMGAGVSTRVKVAANTTIIGLPGAKLYGGFDIKASNVIIRNMIVQGPGSVDVDGVDCITIQDAAATNIWIDHCDIYDGQDGNLDISNGASYITVSWTKFHYTSASQNHQFCNLIGSSDSKTSDRGRLKVTMVYNWWTTGVIERMPRVRFGQVHVVNNLFDSPGNNYCVRAGIEADILVESNYFDGVNTPIDLYENNFTAVTSRNNVYNNTTGNTAGSGTSFTPAYSMNIAPAANVKALVSNATCGAGATLPSPTQCGCGTSSSFVLTTSANPAAGGSVSRSPNASTYAPGTVVTLTATPASGYTFTGWSDGASGTNTTTTVTMNANTSVTANFTTTGGGGGTGTTLRIDDKSGTGTGYCSANGSRQNTYTGADGGYYINLSNSSGQGITWAVSAGAAGTYNLVWRYANAGSQSATTARVLVNGVLVNGAVSFPKTATWSTWTTTAQIPVTLVAGANKIRLETTTAAEFANIDWIEISGNNPTEASCSAATGARMETLVTGVNPAEVKPMVLPNPTTGLSTLRFGVTTIEKVKVNLYATDGRLIKTLTNKTYAPGTYNIPVDYTGLQKGVYFIFIHNGNSKTVLQNTFVH from the coding sequence CACCTGTAACTGTATCCAATATCAGTGATCTTACTTCCCAGGCCAATGGATCAGGCTCAAGAGTTATTTATGTAAGCGGCACCATGGGGGCTGGCGTTAGTACCCGGGTAAAAGTAGCTGCCAATACCACCATCATTGGTTTACCCGGCGCTAAGTTGTATGGTGGTTTCGATATCAAGGCAAGCAATGTAATCATAAGAAATATGATCGTACAGGGGCCTGGTTCGGTGGATGTGGATGGCGTGGATTGCATCACCATCCAGGATGCTGCTGCCACCAATATCTGGATAGATCATTGCGATATTTATGACGGTCAGGACGGTAATTTAGACATCTCCAATGGCGCCAGTTACATTACCGTTTCCTGGACGAAATTCCATTACACTTCTGCTTCCCAGAATCACCAGTTTTGCAATTTAATAGGAAGCTCAGACAGCAAAACATCTGACCGCGGCCGGTTGAAAGTAACCATGGTATACAACTGGTGGACCACAGGAGTGATTGAACGCATGCCCCGCGTACGTTTTGGTCAGGTGCATGTAGTGAATAATTTGTTCGATAGCCCCGGAAACAATTATTGTGTTCGTGCCGGAATAGAAGCCGATATCCTGGTAGAGAGTAATTATTTTGATGGCGTAAATACACCCATCGATCTGTACGAAAATAATTTCACCGCGGTAACCTCCCGCAATAACGTGTATAACAATACCACCGGTAACACGGCTGGCAGTGGTACTTCTTTTACGCCTGCTTATTCCATGAATATAGCCCCGGCAGCCAATGTAAAAGCTTTGGTAAGTAACGCCACCTGCGGGGCAGGGGCTACGTTGCCTTCGCCCACCCAATGTGGTTGCGGCACCAGCAGTTCCTTTGTGTTAACCACATCGGCCAATCCCGCTGCGGGTGGTTCAGTTAGCCGCAGCCCGAACGCCAGTACTTATGCACCGGGCACCGTTGTTACATTGACTGCTACGCCTGCATCGGGTTATACATTTACCGGTTGGAGCGATGGCGCAAGTGGTACCAATACTACCACCACTGTTACCATGAATGCAAACACCAGTGTTACTGCCAACTTCACCACCACTGGCGGTGGCGGAGGCACGGGCACTACTTTACGCATCGATGATAAATCAGGTACAGGTACCGGTTATTGCAGCGCCAATGGTTCCAGGCAAAATACTTATACCGGGGCAGATGGCGGTTATTATATAAACCTGAGCAATTCGAGCGGACAGGGAATTACCTGGGCAGTAAGTGCCGGAGCGGCTGGTACGTATAACCTGGTTTGGCGTTATGCCAATGCCGGCTCACAAAGCGCTACAACGGCAAGGGTATTGGTAAATGGGGTACTGGTGAATGGGGCGGTGTCCTTCCCTAAAACAGCCACCTGGAGCACCTGGACCACTACTGCGCAAATTCCGGTTACATTAGTGGCCGGTGCAAACAAGATCAGGCTGGAAACAACAACTGCAGCGGAGTTTGCCAACATCGACTGGATAGAAATTTCCGGAAATAATCCAACCGAGGCTTCCTGCAGCGCTGCTACCGGTGCAAGAATGGAAACACTTGTTACGGGTGTTAACCCGGCTGAAGTTAAACCAATGGTGCTGCCTAATCCAACAACCGGGTTGTCGACACTCCGTTTTGGGGTTACTACAATTGAAAAAGTGAAAGTGAACCTGTATGCAACTGATGGGCGGTTAATAAAAACACTGACCAATAAAACCTATGCGCCCGGTACCTATAATATACCTGTAGATTATACCGGCTTACAAAAAGGTGTTTATTTTATATTCATACATAACGGCAATTCAAAAACGGTTCTGCAGAATACGTTCGTACACTGA
- a CDS encoding head GIN domain-containing protein has protein sequence MKNFHLALCATLLFIVSTSCKKITGKGPVVVESRQTATYDALNLNIPANLYFKQDSGFKLELQAQENILEEIETVVINNELQVRFRHEITKVRSSEGITVLVNGPNVRSFKVSGSGYLEITDPITPANLVLQVNGSGNLKVNNVNTSEVNASVDGSGQITVSSGNANTNNLSVSGSGLINALDLQVKDARANIKGSGNINLFATQSLDATISGSGDVLYKGSPAVTTHISGSGSVRHQ, from the coding sequence ATGAAAAATTTCCATTTAGCACTCTGTGCGACCTTATTATTCATCGTTTCCACCTCGTGTAAAAAGATCACCGGTAAAGGACCGGTAGTAGTAGAAAGCAGGCAAACAGCCACCTACGATGCTTTGAACCTGAACATCCCGGCCAACCTTTATTTTAAACAGGATTCTGGTTTTAAGCTGGAATTACAGGCCCAGGAAAACATCCTGGAAGAAATCGAAACCGTGGTTATCAATAACGAGCTGCAGGTGCGTTTTCGCCACGAGATCACCAAGGTGCGCAGCAGCGAAGGCATTACGGTATTGGTAAACGGACCCAACGTACGGTCTTTTAAGGTAAGTGGCTCAGGTTACCTTGAAATAACAGACCCCATAACGCCTGCCAATTTGGTTTTACAGGTAAATGGCTCCGGCAACCTCAAGGTTAACAATGTAAATACATCTGAAGTAAATGCCAGTGTAGACGGTTCGGGCCAGATAACCGTTAGCAGCGGCAATGCCAATACGAACAATCTGAGTGTGAGCGGAAGCGGGTTAATAAATGCATTGGACTTACAGGTAAAAGATGCCCGCGCCAATATTAAGGGTTCGGGTAACATCAACCTGTTTGCCACCCAAAGCCTGGATGCAACCATTTCAGGCAGCGGTGATGTTTTGTATAAAGGCTCACCAGCAGTTACTACCCATATTTCAGGTTCAGGATCTGTAAGACATCAGTAA